The nucleotide window AACTTTGGATCAGCTGGTGATTTCATATCTGAAAATATCAGTTATGTATGTCAACAGTTGGATTGGGTAGCAATTATTACAAAATCAAACCACACATACCCAACAGGTAATAGAAGTACAATGCATACCCGAGAAGGATAGCCGAGCAGAGTTTGGTCGTCGTTGTTGGGCTAATGCAAGCACAATATTCTCCTCAACCTTCATTATTATATCCATTACACATGTTAACAATAAAGCAGTACATtaccaaaaaagaaacatgATAGCTATATAAAGACAGACGATCCATGTTAATGCTAATGCCTGATGTCTTACTTGGAGAATTGCACAAGAAAGAACAATATAAGAGTGAAAGAAAGAGAGCAATGTATTAGAAATGAACCTTCAGGAAAGCAAGCTCCTTCAATCCCATTTCAACTGCAAGCATACTCTCAATGTTTCCTTCTCCAGTTAAATCGTTCAAGTCCTGAACAAGATTGTTTCTCTTGTCAGGATCATCATCAGCTGTTCAATTCATGAAGTATTAAACCCTGGCTTAACTACTCCTATCACTACAGAAAAACAGAAGAACATATACCAACTGAAAACACAAAAGACAGTTCACTAGCCTTTTTCCCAGGATTCTTCCTTGGCTTTTTGTCCGGCAGATACAACCACCTCAAATGGAAGAGGAGCTAAGGACGACCAATGTTCATACTTAGATACCGCAATATCTGCACATATACCTAAAGGCATAATAAAATTTGTGTAAGATAGAGAGTGAAACACAATAGATAAGCACCATAAATCTCAATTATCCAAGAAGAAGCTTTGATTACTTAAGGTTGCTTTCTTTTAATCGTCTTGTATAGATGGTTAGTTGTTAAACTTATGTTTATTGATAAGCAATGATTAGTCCAAATATTTTTAAAGACTCATCCAAAGAGGACATTGCATTCTCTACTAGAAACGAAGATGTGGAAAATTCTGTAGAATACCGTATTTTGCAGCCAAGCCCCAGTTACGTGCTAACCAACATCGCTTCAGAACTACTTCTTCCTGAAAAGTGGATTTAACAATTAAACCCCAGATGAATACTAAATAGGCTCCATGCAGGTACCCAGATgcattaccatctctttttgaGTCAACACCATTCTTTGAGTCATGGATCGAAGGGCTTTAACTTCAGATTCAGCTCCATTAAGTTGTTTCATAATAGCTGCATttgcttcttttgctttctgAATCAAACAACATTCTGTTATGCTCCAGAGTTAGCAATTCTTTAACTAGGCTGGCAAGTAAGGCATCACAGCATAGTTACCTGCACTTTAGAGCGAAGAGATGCGGCCTGTGTAGCAACTCCACCCTTTGGTTGTTTTAAATCTTTGAGAGCAGCCTATAAAGAGGAAGaaacctccttagagtgttaaAAGGAAAGGAATGTGCTTAGAGTGTCCTATGAACAATTATAAGTGGCCCAACTCATACCCCATATTTAAGGTATGACAAaggaattttgaaaaaaaaacaaatcaaatctcCTTAATTACCTCTTTTTGTCGGAAGGCAGCTTCTTTCCTACAAAGTAAGGATAAGTACTATCAATAAAGAAAAATGACTGACAGGACAAAAAGCATGCATGAATGTTGATTGAACATAAGCATACCTGCTTAAAAGTTTAGCTTCCAATGACACACCTTCTCCAAGAGCAGCAACCTGAAGATTTGCAGACAGCACAGTTATCCATTAATAAGCCCAACTAAGACATTATGATGCAGCTTAATGTACAGAAATTACCTGTTTTTCAAGTTCCCTAACTCTGGCTTCTACTTCCTCACATCTCTCTTCTTCATGCCGGAGCTATAGGAAATTTCCATAATGCAATAAGTTACCAATAAGTTAAACTACACTAATTATTAAATCAAGAGAAAACAAGGGGGAATTTGTGCACCTTATCAAGATTATTTTCATGCTCTTCTTGTAGCATTTCGAGCTGCAATAAAATGGATACTCAGAATACAACTtcaaggaaaggaaaaaagaatagCGTTCTTATTTCTTTAAAATAGATACACTGAGACACAGTTTGGATGCAGAAAAGACTCGAATGAATGTGATTGGTTTTCGTACTTCATCACGCAGTGCGGAAGCCTCACGTTGATCTCCTGAATCTTTTGATTTATAATTTCCTGTTTCGGATACGAATCTGCAAGAAACCCCATCCATTATGTTCAAATTGTTGATCACCTAATCCTATACTTGTCTCCTATAGCTTACAGAAGATATTTGTTTAACAGAGTCACACCGAAAGGATTTGCTCTGGCAGAAAAGCATGGGTAAACGGCATAAGTTTTTCCAAAAGCCATAGGAAATCTACTTTTTCATCTTTGATCAGGGTTATTGTATCAAAGCCTAAAAAGATCCTATTAGCAAGATACTGGACTCCTTACTCCTTATATTGCAGTCATGTGTTCAAAAGCTTGAAAATCATCATCAGAATCCAAAATAACAGATAACAGTGACAGGCCTTAAACAATTATATAAATGAGAtcagaaaatattatttaccggttttcttttttcctattAATGGTAGGAGGGTCCAGCGGTGGAATAGATGTTGCAGTCTTCAATGTTGTTCGAGGTGGCACCAATGGAGGTGCTGCACGAAGAGCCCTTCCAGCTGAGGTTGAGCGAACTGATGCAGTATCCTCTAAGTTCCGAGCTAACTAATCAAACAACAGAGAAATCCAATTAGATATACATCTGAACAGCTTAGTTTCTGGCCAAGCCCGCCCACAATCAAATCTTCAACATTCAATTAAGCGAAGCAGAGTTATAAAGTAATTGACAGAATTCAAGTATAGTCAGACTGAACACTGCAGAGTCTATCATGATTCAGTGTAAATCAGAACACACAGAGCAATGTACTACCAGAATTCAAATACAAAGAGCAACCAAAAACAACATTCTTGTTACTCAGACTCGATCGAATTGCATTCCGATCAATTCAGCGGATCCTAACTATCaccacagtaaaaaaaaaaacaataatctgAGTAGAAGCGCAAAATCGAACTCTGAGAAATTTACCGCGGGTGAAGCCGATCTAGTAGAACCAGTCCTCCCGGACGGAACCGCAGGTTTAGCACCGGGACTGTTGGCATTCCTGACCAGAGAGAATGGAGGCGGAGCACTGTACCGGAATCCGAGATCGTCCTCATCATCGTCGTCGTCATCTCCGGTGTTCTGCGAGGCCATTACCTGAGCGAGGCGCTGAGCAGCGGCCTTGGCGGCGAAGTTCTGAGTGCGTTTGATGTTGGAGATTCCGCTGGCGGAGGAGGACCGCGCGTGGTGGCCACGCACCGGAGACATTGCTGGAGATGTGGCTCCTCCTCCGGACTCGCTGGTCCATTGGCGAGTGTAGACCGGGCTATCGGTCCGTCGACTCCGGTCCATCTAGTGTTGGAATATCTAGTGGAGCTAGATCGTCGCGGACACCAATGCTCGGTGCTCGGAGCCTTGCCTtaaagacagagagagagagatagagatatTTGAGGTGTTGAATGAAGAGACCGCAGTGTGTGAGTGACTGTTGACTGTTGAAGGTGGTTAAAATTTATGGTGGCGGTCATTTTCTGTTTACCTAAATTAGAAAGATggtgattttcggaaattgcaatttttcttctttttatttgtttatttttgtgtgtGTTCCATTTAAAAGAATTGAAAGTTAATAAAAGGAAAATACTGATAAGAGAACATATTTTATTGTCATTAAAACACATCTTCGACGTATTGAAAATTAGAATGAATGTCGCGTGACTGAATTACTTTAAGGGGAAATAATAATTTACctaattttagtttaaaaattgtccacttatccaaacactctaagagattgctcacttatatttccctaatacccaattaaatattttctaattcatttttatttatttttgggacaattttgccatcTCCttttttgtcacttagagaaataagtcattggagaccttgcttGACTTCGGTGGCGGACTCCGGCGACTGGTGGCCCGACTCCTGCTACCAGTCCCCGAAATcctgaatccggctaccggactggtgaccggattccggcgtctgaatttattatcccctaataatacccagtaaccatattattgcccctcagtaattatattattcccccccagtaatcatattattgcccccaatactcatattattacctcccaataattatattattgccctccagtgaatttcataaactcccaaaaccaaaatgaatacactacaggcacaattgatcaatttatatgcatattattaccccccaatactcatattattacctctcaataatcatattattacctccaATAATCTTAATATTGCCccataaaactttttttttcattcttctttcttctttccttataagccttctgccaaatttacccaaaaaaaaaaaaaaaaaagaacgaaGTCGTCCGAGCCCTGCCagcgaagcccagacccgattccaGTGTGGAGCTTCGGAGCTTCCCGAACATCTGACGAATAAAACCGGCAAAGCCCAGACCCGAACTTGGAGCATGGAGCTTCAGAGCTTCCCGGACgtttaacaaacaaaaccggCGTCATATGCCCGGGAAAGGAAAGCCCCAAGGGAAAAGCTCGTCATCGTCTTCGATTTCAATCTCGCATAGCTTTGAGGAAATTGAAGACTCTCACCTGCATTTATCCGATTCGGATTCTGATTTGGTTTCGGGTCATATCCACATTGAGAGCAGCGTCGTCGGCGTCACTCAGCCTCACCGTGTTGCCGCCGTCTCTGTCGCCATCAGGATCCAAACCTGCGCAGGCAAAATTGATGGGGATGTTCCTCGCCGgaaagagatgagagagagagagagagagagatcggtcaGCAGCTGCAAAGAGAGATAGAGGAGAGAGTGAacctataatttttttaattaattgaaggttgaaattgtcatttaacactgaattgggtaaatggggttaaaaaactcttagtggagtaagcgGGCAATTTTGAAGCTGAATAGGGATattgaccatttacacaatttgagcctaaaaattCGCCAGTTACTCCACCAAGAAATTTTtaatcccatttacccaatttaaagatCAATGACAGTTTTACGcacattttaattaacaaactacactccccctcagtctctctctctctctctctctctctctctctctctctctctctctctctctctctctctctctctctctctctctctctcacagttCATTGCATGAACTTCGTCGAGACCTCTGGTTGAACTACTCGGCCACCAAGTCCGATTATGTCCTCTGCCACCTCCAAGTTCGATTACTTCCTCTTCTTTATCTTTCTCTGTTGTCCCTCTGTCCCTCAATCTCTGATCAGTGGTGTGCTGGATCAGTTGCCATCTCAGTCGACCTCAATTGCATCTCCGATCCCAAGCACCACTACCACGCAAAGAAGACTCAAGAAGAAGAGGATCGTTGCAATTGTAGCCTCTGCAAGTCCTGGAATTCAGGTCCGGGTTTTGTTCCGAATCGGGACTCGCATTGGCGTTGTTTGTCCAAAGCTCATGGAGGCCACTTTAGTCTCGATCCGGCCAGTCCTTCAACCTCGTCGCCCAAAAGTCGTTCTTTCCGACCTCGCTTCCTGATTTCCTTCGCCGACCAATTCATCGTCTGCACTGTGGGTttcaacatttttttctttttctttttttggtctgagaTCGATGACGTCTAcaccattcttttttttttttttttttgggcagacCACATGCCACAAAGTTGTCTAGTATgagaaaatatgaagaaaaaaaatgttttaattccagttatGTACTAGAATAGCATCTGTTTGGTAGATTTTGTAGATTGGTGACTGCCTGTACTAATGTTTAACTGTTGCAATCGTCTTATTGGCattttattagggggcaataataagattattggggggcaataaaatttttattgggacaataataagattatttatttggataaacctcctaaaactttcaaaattaaaaatatcttCATTTTTTAGTAATTATTGgtccccaataaacttgttattggggggcaatgatATCCTCCGGTGACCTATAAGATCTCCAACGATGTCTTTTGAAAAATCTGGCGACCTCCTGGTGAGATTTCCTGCCTGTGACCAAAATCCGGCGAATGATGAACCGATTCTGGGGACCGGTGAAGGGACTCAGGTGACCATTGACGGGAatccggtgaccggtgaccggtgaccggagtccTGTGCCCGTTGACCGGAGTTGGTGAAGTTTCTGTTGACTTAGAGAGTGAAAAAGAGAGGAAGGGGAAAATTGTCTCAAAAAcatacaaaatataataaaaaaatatttaattgggtattagggcaaaaactatgtaatttattgggtaagtgggaaatcTTACAAGATGTTTGGATAAGTTTAGGATTTAGGGTTAATGTAGCTCAAAATTAggtaaatggacattttcccATTTTTCAGGTATTATCATATATAGCATCCTTGTTAGCTAAGAAAacgtctaaaaaaaaaagtagaaaaatGTCACCTTTATCATTTCTTAGCATACAAATGTTTTACCAATCTTGTCACTTGATTGGCATGAATTATGGACAATGATCTCCACATGTCTTACACATACGCGAAAAACGCCAAACATGATTGACATATCTCTTTAAGATGTCCGGTAGGCGAGGCCTCAAGCACAGTCCTCTTGCAAAGCTCAGTTTAGTTTGTATTTAAGATCATCACTTATAAAGGGCAAAATAAAAGTATAAGGTTTTCAACGAGAGACTCTAAACAATTTCACAATAGTTCTATTCAATCTATAGTCTTATTTGAAATAGAAAATGATATTCAGTGATAAAcatataataattaaaaaaatatcaatgaGATGGTGAACTCACTGTTggtcttttattttgaagaaGTACTAATGTGGTTTAGAGTTGAGAGTATCATATTCATCTGAATTTAATGATGAAAAAATGGAATACATGCCAAATTTCCATTAATTTATCTAGGGGTATAGGATTTGCAGCAGATCAATATGGTATGTCGTGTTCTTCCATTAGTTTATTCATGATCAGCTATTGAATTTACCCATTTCGTTACATTTGAATATGACTCCTACATAATATGCTCTTTCACCCCCTCACTCAATCTTGTTCTTTCTTCGCGATATACTAATCTGGTCCTGTTCCACAAACTTCCTGACAATGTTTAACCCTACAGATGCAGGCCAACCAGATAGTAGCCACAACGGTGACAGTGTGTGCCCCAAGATAAAGATCATAATAATCCGTTGCAAATTCAAGTGCCTCCAATTTGCTTCTCCAGACATGACGGCGTTCGATGAATCGCTTCTCATCGATCCCATGTTCTCAGGCAAAACCATCTTCTTGTAACCTTATCTTGATGAGGTCGGATGTGATGTTGTCTTTTGAGTGCTAGTTCTATTGCCAAAGATGGGGGGACATTAGTCGTTGCCAAAAGTTAAAGAAGACGATGAGCCTTGTAATATTGGCAATGCATTCTGGTTCAAGAAGAAACGCCGCCCTTTTTTAAAGCCGGTAGCAGCTCCGGCCCAAGCTACTTGCAACTCGGAAGCATGGTTTTCGGATATTTGCAGAATAGTAGTAAGTAAATCTCACTTCTTCTTTGTTGTCCACTATCGCTTTTGGCCTTTAAAGCAAAAAATTGATGGACAAAGCTAGAAAACATACCCGTAATAGGGAGAGAGTACGATATGAATGCTTTTGATACTAGTTGATGTGAGTTAAGCATGAGATGAAGTACAAATGAAATCATATATGGCTCATCAGCCAAATGAAAACATATGGATGATTTACCAACACAGGAAAACATATGGATGACAACTTGTGGTTTTGTGGCCGAGGATGTACGTACAATTGTATGACAAATAGCATGCATCCACTTGTCTAGATTTTTGTTATGCCTCGATGCATGATCGAATTCTAAGCAGTGAGCTTGTAACTTTGAGTTTAACGACGAATAGAATAAGGTAATTACATTGAAACCTTGTTCACGCAAAGAGAAATAAAAGTTACAAAACCGCAGACACAGAAAAAGAATATCATTTGCATCctggaaaaacaaacaaacaatcgTAAAGAAGACGAGAAGAATAGCACCTGATTCTTGTATACCAATGAGCCGCTAATTGAGCCACGTGATCAATGAAAAGGGTACTCCAGTGAAAATTAACgggcaagaaagaaaaaactaaaagaGAACCAGCCAAACTAAGCACAATGCATGCTAACCAATCAGAAATAAAGGACACAGAActtgaaaacaagaaaaaacatATATTAGTGTGTAACCCAGAACAAGCAGTTCAATGTTTTGACGACAAACAACCCAATTTTTTCTGAAGAGCAGGAATAATGACCTATGTGATCGATTTACTAACAAATACTACCATGATGATAGTAGATAGATAATACATATTCAAAGTTAAAACAAGTTAAGGAGATCGAGTGCATCCTGTGAGCCTTCCAATGAAAGATGGCCCTTTGAATTTGGACCTTGGAATTTCGTTTTTCTTCGTATCAGTAGGTCTTGCCAGCTGAGCTCTCAAAATTCTGTTCTCTTCCTTTAGCTTCTGGATTGTCTCACTTTTATCCTTACTACTCGAAATCAATTTCTCCTGCTGATGCGTGTTTTCATCTATCAGTTCTGACACCTTTTCCTCCCATATTTTTGCCTTTTCTATACTGCGTAATTTCTCGTCCATGTTGCCATCAAGTCCTCCTGCCTTCATAGCCTTATCACTGCCAGCTGAGGAGTCCTTGTGATCACTACTCATCAACACCAACCTATCATCCAGCTTTTTGTGCAGGTACTCATAAAAGTTAGCATCATCGGAGCTGCATGTTGTTTCGGTTTCAATGGTACTGTTTGGTAGTGCCTTGAGTTTCAAGTATCCTGAGATTTCCTTCTCGCATTTTTGGATGGTTTGGGCTTTGATGGAGTCTAATGAAGAAAATGATCTCAGCTGAGCAGCTTGAATCAATTCAGATCTTAGCTGATCGTAGTTTTCAGCTAGTGAACGGTACGATTTGTAGAAATCTTCCAACCTCGTTATGAGCTCaggttttcttttaaaaaacaTCTCAGCTCTCTTGGCAAATGAATCTCcatcttcttcaataatattcAGCATCAGTTTAGTCTTCTCATCCAAATCTGCAATTATATATATCACCATAACCATGTTTTTATGTTAGAATTCACTTCATCATATGGGTAACATGCAATTCAAATATTCAACACGTAATGAATCATATATGTAAATACATTGATAAAATACTCATACGCAAATGTCTTGTAATGCCAAAAGACAACAGGAACAATATCAACAACTCATGATAGGGGAGTCAAGTGAGGCAGCCGCTTCGAGTCCCCATTTTACAATCAAAACTGGGGCCACCAAATCAAGTCTGACTATTATTTGAGACAATTTTATGCTTATAACACCCCCAAGTAAATCGTCAGACTAATTTTTTGAAATTATGTATGGATGTAATAGTTCCTTATCAATCATAACGAAGGTGTCTTCTATCTAAAAGTCAGAATATGTAAGGGAGCTACTATTAATCCATGAAGATCAGGTAAACGGAAATACGGAATGAGGGTTACTGGGTTAGTGGTTCCGGGGTTTAAGAGCATTTATCCTTAAATGGTCAGAAATTTTCAAATTCTTAGCGTCTGGGAAACTCTAGGGCAAGTCCAGGCATGGattaaaaaaaggagaaaagcaTAAACGTATAGCGGTATAGGTGTGAAAAAATCAACCAGACAAAAGCTACGAAGAGCTTATGGTGTAAACCCTAAATCCGAGTACTGAAAGAGGTACAAACCAGAGAGGGTAGCTTGAAGCCACTGAGAATGATGGGGACGATTATGACTGTCCCACCACCATGAAAAAGCCGCAGCCTGGTCTTCTTTGTTCATCGTCGACGTCACTTTTGAATCCACCATTGTCTTCTCGGTGATCGATCTCCTCCTACTGATCCGATAAGAAACCCTATTTGGTATTTATATGGGCAATCACAGCCTAATTTCAAGGAACAAAACAAAGTACTTGCCAAAACTTGACAGCTTTGTGAATTGTAATTCCTTTTTGAAACTCTACTTACTGTACGTGGACTGTTGACTTGAGggataaaaaattgaaaaattcttTCATACGGCAGCCGCACCACGTGGCCGTGAGTCTGCCCAATCAGAACCCACCAAAAATTTCTTTCATTCCGAAACTGCCTCCCTTTTAAAgtgaaatacccaaaatacccCCCTACTAAAGGTCTGATTGGTCAGCCCGTACCACTTTCCTTGCGTATGTCGTACTCAAAACtttctctaaaaaataaaaataaaacacttAAATCTCGGCTAACATCTTGTGAGAGTTAGGACTGGAAAGTGAAGAAAatcatcatttaatacaaataaatacgcattattttctctatttgaAAAATTATTTGGTCATTTGGTGAGATGACAatctttgattttttatttattcttttatttgtataTGAGAAATACACATGTTATGTCATCAAATAGCTACGAACTCAAACATAATATCGTGAACTCGAACAATATTTCACATATCATCAAAAAGTTGCGAACTCGGACAATATTTCAAATCAAACATAGTTATACCAAATCATCCGTTCTAATTCAATAAAACGTGTTAGAGGGATTACATATATCCATTCATGCACCGTGTAAATATGGTCAATCTTGATGGACTTATACCTGGAAGACTGGAACCAAGAGGGGGAACCAAGAAGTTTTCTTTTGAGAGGTTTGTATTAAAACCATTCATgtaggattcaaatttgctcaccacattTATTTTATGGTGATATTATcaccctattaaaacttgccacatcatatagacttaatttaatacttaaaatataattttttaataaaacattatgattaactataattatgtttcatAACACATGACAACTTTATATTGgatggtggtatcaccaccaaaaTATTAGTGGTATCCAGGAATTGTTCCTCTTTAATATAGGCAAGTTTAGCCAAGTTTAACCATTCATGTCTCTCTAGCTATCATTTAGCCAAGTTTAGTTGAAGTAACAAAAATCTagttttttttagtagaaaCGGCAACTTTTACCACACTCAACTGATCCCATGATGTCTATCAAGTTTGAACCTATGACCTCCACATGATCTATTATTCTAAATAACCCATAAACCACATCTCACCAATGCAAAAAGTCTAGTTTAAAATGTTATTCGATCTCTCATTTATTTTGTATTCAATGAAATCAAAAGTTTACTTGTTACTTGAAATTTGTAGTGAGATAAAAAATGGTGTTCACTTAAGGAACTATGAGAGAATAGTGAATCTTAACCTCATGTATTAAATTTAGAGGTTGATATTACAACGACTTAAGACAATGCATCTAATCTTGGCCGTCAAATTCATTCGTCTGTCAAATTCATTCGTCCCATAGGATCCCTTAAAAATTATCCTTTAGATGAGTAGGgctaataaaataaatattttaagttGATGAAAATAATGGAGTTATTTTGGCACTCATCATCTAAACTACACTATTTGTGTCGttgaactttcaatttcatcactcGTACCATGTACTCGTGATGATCAATGTCATCCAACTATTACACTTTTTGTTAATTATTCTGTTATGTGCTAATGTGTCATAAACAAACTCAATTCTCTAATAATAAAACGCTAACATGTCAACAACG belongs to Rosa chinensis cultivar Old Blush chromosome 4, RchiOBHm-V2, whole genome shotgun sequence and includes:
- the LOC112197890 gene encoding coiled-coil domain-containing protein SCD2, which encodes MDRSRRTDSPVYTRQWTSESGGGATSPAMSPVRGHHARSSSASGISNIKRTQNFAAKAAAQRLAQVMASQNTGDDDDDDEDDLGFRYSAPPPFSLVRNANSPGAKPAVPSGRTGSTRSASPALARNLEDTASVRSTSAGRALRAAPPLVPPRTTLKTATSIPPLDPPTINRKKENRFVSETGNYKSKDSGDQREASALRDELEMLQEEHENNLDKLRHEEERCEEVEARVRELEKQVAALGEGVSLEAKLLSRKEAAFRQKEAALKDLKQPKGGVATQAASLRSKVQKAKEANAAIMKQLNGAESEVKALRSMTQRMVLTQKEMEEVVLKRCWLARNWGLAAKYGICADIAVSKYEHWSSLAPLPFEVVVSAGQKAKEESWEKADDDPDKRNNLVQDLNDLTGEGNIESMLAVEMGLKELAFLKVEENIVLALAQQRRPNSARLSFSDMKSPADPKFMEAIELSPEESEDVLFKEAWLTYFWRRAKVHGIEENIAKERVQFWINRSGHAPTSHDAVDVEEGLMELRKLGIEHRLWEESRKTIDQDSSTVKLA
- the LOC112199562 gene encoding protein NETWORKED 3A, with translation MVDSKVTSTMNKEDQAAAFSWWWDSHNRPHHSQWLQATLSDLDEKTKLMLNIIEEDGDSFAKRAEMFFKRKPELITRLEDFYKSYRSLAENYDQLRSELIQAAQLRSFSSLDSIKAQTIQKCEKEISGYLKLKALPNSTIETETTCSSDDANFYEYLHKKLDDRLVLMSSDHKDSSAGSDKAMKAGGLDGNMDEKLRSIEKAKIWEEKVSELIDENTHQQEKLISSSKDKSETIQKLKEENRILRAQLARPTDTKKNEIPRSKFKGPSFIGRLTGCTRSP